The Caldicoprobacter guelmensis genomic interval TTATATTTTACTGTTATTGATGAACTCAACTTATTTTCTTCTTTCAATATACTAACTGGCTCATGCAATTCATCGAGTTTACCAAGCCAAATATTCCATGGCCCCTCAATTAGAGTTTCATCTTCATATATTTGAATGATGTTTCCACCTTTTTCGCCCAAAACCTCCCTTTCTCTTTTCTTATCATAAATGCTCTTAATAACTCCTGTATCACCCACTTCTATTTTGAAGAATTCATTTTCAATAACTTTGTTGTCCAAGAGATCGTTTGAAGCTTCCTTGTTTTCTTGATTTACCCATTCTACTATTCTATATACTTTGTAACCAACACTAGGTACATTTTTTGCCAAAAATTCCACATATCTCTTTCCATTTTCTGTAACAATTTGATAATCTAAAAGATTACCCTCACTATCTTTTATAGCAAAGTTAGAAAAACCTATTTTTTCAAGTTCAACTTTTACAACGTTGTTCCTCTGCCATGATAAAGGATTGAATACAAATAATGATTTACCTGTGCCAGTGGTGCCAACATTATTTTTTCGTAGGATATAGTCCAAGGACTTCTGGATAACACTATTTGTAAAATCGAAAATCTTCTTGAAATCTTCTTCAGAATCCTTATAAACCTTTTCAATGGAGGTACCAGCTATCGAATCATGAAATTGATTTAATAACAAAATTTTCCAAATTTCCTCAAATTCTTCAACTTTAAAATTCATTCCCAATGAGTTTGCAATCGTTGAAAATCTTTCTGCTATGTCTAATGCAATTTCTGCTCTTCTGTTGTTCAGCTTTATCTTTGCAAAACTCGTATATGTGCCTCTGTGGGTTTTTAGATAAAGTTCATCTTTGAATTCAGGTAATTTGTCTTTTATTGGGTCAATTTTTTCCTCGAAATACCTGTGTGCTTTGATGAAATCTATTTTTTCAATCTCATCATTTTTGTATTCAAAGAGCTTTTTAAGCATTTCTTCAGTAAAACCACCACCATGGTCTCCCTTACCGTATGGAAAGATGGAAGCTTTGATCTTGTGTCTTCCGAATATAAATTTAGCTTGTCTAATTAGATGTTCAGGATCAGTATTGTTGTATCCACCAGGAGTTTCATATCCTATGATTTCCGAGCCATCGATTGATTTCCAACGAAATAAGAAATACGGGAACGGTAGAGTAGTTTGCCAATTAAGTTTGGAGGTAACGAAATACTCGATGCCGGATTTTTTAAATATCTGTGGCAAAGTTGAAGCAAAACCAAAAGTATC includes:
- a CDS encoding alpha-mannosidase — translated: MKLKIYVVGHSHIDAVWLWDRKETVEICCYKTFTNAIDLLKKYPNLIFAQSSAQFYEWIEKYYPEVFEEIKKLVSEGKWEILGGMWVESDCNIPSGESLVRQILYGKKYFKEKFNFDVKVVWLPDTFGFASTLPQIFKKSGIEYFVTSKLNWQTTLPFPYFLFRWKSIDGSEIIGYETPGGYNNTDPEHLIRQAKFIFGRHKIKASIFPYGKGDHGGGFTEEMLKKLFEYKNDEIEKIDFIKAHRYFEEKIDPIKDKLPEFKDELYLKTHRGTYTSFAKIKLNNRRAEIALDIAERFSTIANSLGMNFKVEEFEEIWKILLLNQFHDSIAGTSIEKVYKDSEEDFKKIFDFTNSVIQKSLDYILRKNNVGTTGTGKSLFVFNPLSWQRNNVVKVELEKIGFSNFAIKDSEGNLLDYQIVTENGKRYVEFLAKNVPSVGYKVYRIVEWVNQENKEASNDLLDNKVIENEFFKIEVGDTGVIKSIYDKKREREVLGEKGGNIIQIYEDETLIEGPWNIWLGKLDELHEPVSILKEENKLSSSITVKYKYKDQSEKDSTFTLKISLYKSIPLIFFKTDIDWHEKHKMIKVGFHFNGYNDFTTYEVPYGHIVRRNPDSKDASPAERAKWEVSGQKWLDYTFTDGKYGVSLLNDSKYGFDVHGNFVRMSLLRTPSFPLPYYNISLEELENLTESVMDLGKHTINYALYPHIGDWREAGTFKKAYEFNYPLIPVFAETPEGCLPQEISFLGLCGSDSILLMTWKKSEDKKGEILRLLETEGKEQILEIEISDNIKEAYEVNLMEEILRSENITIDGRKLRTNIKPYEIKTIKIVREKIENSLEN